The genomic DNA GAACCATAGCTTTGCCCACACCGATGCCATGTCGCCGCGCGAAGGCTTTGAGCGACATCGCGCTCCGATTGCTGGGGCAGCTGGACAATTGGATGGGTCGTGGGGGTTTTTCGGATCCATCGGGCACACCTGGTTTAGCTCCGCCACACGACGCAAAAGCGCACGAAAAAAGCCCGCCGCTCGAATATCGAACGGACGGGCTTGTTTGGATTGTCTGCAGTTGCCGAGCGATTAACGCTTCGAGAACTGAACGCCACGGCGAGCACCGCGAAGACCTGGCTTTTTACGTTCCTTCATACGCGAATCTCGCGTCAGGAAGTCGCCATCGCGAAGCGTGTGGAAATGCTCTTCATTGAAGCTGACCAAGGCACGAGCCAAGCCCATGCGAACCGCGCCGGCTTGTCCTGTGGTGCCGCCGCCATGAACGCGAACCAGCACGTCGACAGCTTCACGAACCGAGCAGCTTTCCAGGGTCTGGACGATTGCTTCGCGGTCTTGGTCGTTCACGAAATAGGCTTCGAGCGGTTTGCGATTGATCGTCACCTTGCCGCTGCCAGCACGCACACGTACGCGGGCGATCGAGGACTTGCGGCGACCTGTTCCAAGTGCATCGCCGTTGATCTTGTCTTTCTTTACTGCAACCATAACTCAGTATTTCGTGGGATGATGCGTTGCCGCGTGGGCGGCGTCCGTGGGGGAATAAAAAAACTTCAGCGGAAGAATTCCAGCTTAGGTGGAGCTCGCGATGATCTTGCCAGCACCAACCAATGGTTGCGGCTGCTGTGCCTGATGCGGATGCTCGGCACCGGCGTAGATCTTCAGTTTATTGAGCATATGACGCGCGATTTTGTTCTTCGGCAGCATGCGACGGACCGCGTGGTACAGCAGATCTTCAGGCTTTCGATCTTGGCGGCCTTGATAGCTTTCCAAACGCAGACCTGGATGGCCGGTGTACCAAGTGTAATGGCGTTGTTCCATTTTCTTGCCGGACATCTTGATCCCTTCAACATTGGTCACGATCACAAAATCGCCGACGTCAATGTGAGGTGTGTATTCGGGGCGATGCTTGCCCATCAAGACAACGGCGATGTCGCTGGCCAACCGGCCTAGCGTTTGATCGGTTGCGTCGACGATGTACCACGATTTTTCGACTTCGCCGGGCTTTGCATTGTAAGTACGCTGACTGGGCACTTTTCTAATCCTTTCGATCCGCGACGACTCCGAATTGAGTCACCTGATAGAAACGTAACTTGTTATCTGGACAGCACTTAATGGAAGCATTGGAAGGGCCTGCCAAGCGCTGAACTCGGGGCATATCTTCGCGGTGCTGGATTTCGCGAGC from Rosistilla carotiformis includes the following:
- the rpsI gene encoding 30S ribosomal protein S9, which produces MVAVKKDKINGDALGTGRRKSSIARVRVRAGSGKVTINRKPLEAYFVNDQDREAIVQTLESCSVREAVDVLVRVHGGGTTGQAGAVRMGLARALVSFNEEHFHTLRDGDFLTRDSRMKERKKPGLRGARRGVQFSKR
- the rplM gene encoding 50S ribosomal protein L13; translated protein: MPSQRTYNAKPGEVEKSWYIVDATDQTLGRLASDIAVVLMGKHRPEYTPHIDVGDFVIVTNVEGIKMSGKKMEQRHYTWYTGHPGLRLESYQGRQDRKPEDLLYHAVRRMLPKNKIARHMLNKLKIYAGAEHPHQAQQPQPLVGAGKIIASST